TATCGCTTAAGCTCCCACCCCCCCTAAAGGCTAAATGGATAAACCCCATAGGCAACAAGTGGTTTTCTTCATAAATCACAGGGACTTTAGCTTGATTGATTTCTTGGTGTGTCAAAGTGCTCGCTTGTAACCCCATAAAAACTCCTAATAATAAAGTGATTAAAATTTTTTTCATGCTGTTTATACCTTTGCTTTAGCCGGATAACGCTTTAAGATTTCATAGGCGGTGTTTCGTTTAGCCGCCACGCTCCCAATGTCTTCAATAAGCTCTATCATTTCTGCTTCATTCATGCAAAAACTCGTTCCGGCCGCTTTCACTACATTTTCTTCCATCATCACACTCCCCAAATCATTCGCTCCAAATAATAAGGCTAACTGCCCTATCATAGAGCCTTGAGTAACCCATGAGCTTTGTATGTTTTGAATGTTATCTAAAAAAATCCTACTGCATGCCAAATAGCGTAAATACCGATTGGAACTCGCTTTTTTAATGCTAGGGATTTCTTCTTTTAAGGGGGTGTTGTCGGGCTGAAAACTCCATAAAATAAAAGCCCTAAAGCCACCGGTTTCATCTTGCAAATCGCGCACTCTTTGTAAATGCTCCACCACATCTTCTTCATTATCCACGCTCCCAAACATCATGGTAGCCGTGCTTTTAATAGCACAAAGATGGGCCGTTCTATGCACTTCAATCCACCTGTCGCTGCTCAATTTTTTAGGAGCGATCACATCGCGCACCCTATCGCTTAGTATCTCAGCTCCTGCTCCTGGAATAGAGCTTAACCCAGCGTTTTTCAACCTTTCTAAAACTTCTTTTAAAGACAATTTAGAGATTTTAGAAATGTAATCAATTTCAACCGCGCTAAAACCATGAATGGTAATGGTGGGGAATTTTTGAGCGATATGGCTGATTAAATTTTCATAATAGTCTATTTTGAGCTGCGGGTGCACCCCCCCTTGAAAAAGGATCTGCGTGCCGCCAATAGCGAGTAATTCTTCAATCTTTTGATCAATTTCTTCATAGCTTAACACATAGGCGTCTTTTTCTTTTAAGGTGCGTTTGAACGCACAAAACTTGCAATCCACAAAACAAATATTGGTGTAATTGATATTCCTATCCACAATAAAAGTCGTCAAGTTTTCAGGGTGCAAGCGTTGCTTTATTTCTAAAGCCCTTTGCCCTAATTCTTTCAAGGGCGCGTTTTTCATTAAATCCAAAATTTCTTCTCTGTTAATGCGCATTTTAAAACCTTGTTCCCATAGAAAATTCAAAGTGTTGCGTGTAATCGTCCATGTTAGGGTTAAAGCACAGCCCTTTACATTTCTTGCCATTGCCATCGCCCCATTGGTTGAAAAACGCTATAGGGAAAATCAACACCAAAGGCCCCATGGGCGAAATCCATTCAATCTGTAAGCCTGTAGAAGCCCTCCAAGTCGCTCTTTCAAACCCAGCCCCTATAACGCCATAATCTTTAAAATTCGCCGTAGTGGTGGGAGCGTTATAGAAGAAACTCCCCCTAGTTGGGGTTTTAAAGGTTAAGAAACCAAAGTCAAAAAACCAAGCTAAACGCATTTTAGCCGCTTTTAGCACCCCATAGCTCAATTCAGTAGAAGCGGTAAAAATCCCATCGCCTCCAAGCCACAAGCCAAACTCATCTTTAGGCGTGATTGATCCGTTCCTAAAGCCTCTCACCGTGGTTACGCCCCCCATGTAGAAGGTGGAGTTTAAGGGCAAGTAATCATCAGTGTTATACCTAAAGATATAGCCCCCTTGCGTTTTAAAGCGAGCGATCAAATCTATCAATAAATATTTTTGCAAATGGTGGTAAGCGGCGAATTTACCATAAACTTTGGTGTTACGGACATTCCCGCCTAACCCGTTCCAAGAATTGAGCGTGCCAGAGCTTGGCAAGCCAGACATGGTCGCATAGGAGCTAAAGATAACCCCATTTCTAGGGAAATAGTAATCATCGGTGTTGTCATAGCTCACATCAAGGGTGAAAGAGCTAGTGATAGGCGTATGGTAATCCCTATCCCAAATACCTTTTATTTCTGGTGAAGTGGTAATCGCTCCAGGACTAGAACAGCTTTCAGGTTGTAAGGGGGTTCTACCGCCTGATAAGCGATTGATAATCACCGATGCGGGCGTAGAACATTGCCTTGGAGAAACCACTTCATTAATAGAGGAATAGTAGCGGTTGTATAAAGGGCTGCTGAAACCAAGGAGCTTGGTAACATTCAGGTTATACCCTAAGCTCACATGGGTTCTGTTACCCAACATGCGCCCGACATTCACCCCAAAGCCCCCACCTTGTTGGATGTATTGGTAGCTTATCCTGTAATCCGCATAAAGATTGATCGTAGAGCTATACCAGCTGTCAAAAATCCTTGGATTAGTCAAGCTCAAATTCCCGGCAAACATACGCCCCGCTCCTTTTGGCATGCCCGGATAAGATCTGCCCCCCCCTGTAGCAATGTTAGCATACAAGCTCATGCTCTGCCCTGTGCCAAAAAGGTTTCTTTCGCTCACGCTCCCATTAAGCATAAGCCCTCCATAAGAGCCATAGCCTAACCCGAATTGCAACTGCCCGGTGCGCCCCTCTTCTACGCTCACTAATAAATCCATCAGCGAGCTATTCACCCTTTTTTCTTCAATTTTGACTTTAGAGAAAAACCCTAAACGCCTTAAAGAATTTTCGGAATTCCTTAGTTTGGTCAAGTTGTATTTGTCCTTAGGCCCTAACAATAACTCCCTTCTAATAATCCTATCGCTTGTGCGCTGGTTCCCTGAAATGATAACATCATTGATATACACCATATCGCCCACTTCAATACGATAAATGACTTTCACAAGCCCGTTTTTTTCATCTTTATCCAAGTCTGGCTTCACCACCGCAAACGCATAACCCTTATCGGCAATTTCGGTTTTTAAAATTTGCGCATCCGCTCTTAAATGCTCAATATTAAAGACATCTTTTCTTTTAACTTTAAGCGCTTTTTCTAAGGTTTTTAAGGGGACTACCGGGTTGTCAATCTCTATTAAAATGTCTGAAATCTTATATTGGATCCCCTCTTTGACTTTATAATGAAGCTTAGCGTCATGGGTAGAAAAATCCGTTTTCAAAAAAGGCGAAGAAATATGAGCGTCTAAGTAACCCCTACGCATATACACATCTTGGATACGCAAAGAATCGTATTCTAATTGATCTAAACGCAATTTCCCGTCATTCAAGCCCCACATCCAGCCCATGAAATCTCGTTGCTTGTTCGCGCTCAAAGATTCAATCATGCGGCGTTTTAATTTCGCGCTTCCCTCATAAATGGATTGTTTGATATAAATACTATCCCCCCTATTCACATCAAACACGATTAATAACGCGCCCTCACTGACCTTTTCTGTGCGCACCTCCACCACGCTCCCATAATAGCCCTGCCCCTCTAAAGCTGTTTTTAAAGCCGTTTTAGCATGCTCTAATTTTTGCTCATCAAAGGTGTCGCCCTTTTTGATCCCCATTTGGGATTTTAAGCCGTCTTTTTCTTTTTCAGTCCCATAACCCTTGATTTCTACCCCGGCAATTCTGGCTTTTTCATCAAAATGAAACTCTAATATGCCGCCTTCAAAAGTGGCATAAACATCTTTAAAATACCCTTGATTGAACAAAGCCAAAACAGCGGTGTCTATTTTTTTAGAATCCACAATATCGCCCACACGAATCTTTACAATTTCATTAGCGAGCATGTCAGACATGTAAGAAAGCCCGATATAAGAAACGGACTTGACTTTCATTTCTTTAGGCGTTTGACTTGATTGGGGGGTTTCTTTTTGAGTCTCATTTTTTTGAGATTCTTGAGAGACTTCTTTTGGAGAAGTCAAATCGTTTGGTTTAGAGCCGTCATTTTCTAAAGCTTCAACGCTGGTATTGATACATGCGAAAACAAGAGAAGATAGAATAAATTTTTTAATACTGATTTCCTTAATAGATTTTAGTTTGAGTGTTGTTAGTAGCATTATTGTAACTAATCATCCTTAAAAAAACGCTAAAAATTATTAAAATTTCTGTATAAAATTATACAAACTATCCCTTTCTACCGCAACAAAACCAGCGTCCTTGATTTTAAATATCAAATCTTCTTTTTCTAAACCATGCCGGCTCTTCGCGCCTGCCGCGCTTTGAATGCTCTCTATTTCTATCGTGCCGTCTAAATCGTTAGCGCCAAATTCTTGAGCCACTAAAGCTAAATTCAAGCCCAAAGTCGCCCAATAAGCTTTGATGTGGGGGATATTATTTAAAAGAATGCGGGATATGGCGATGGTTTTTAAGACTTCTATCGCGCTAGGGGATTTTTCTACTTTCAAATAATTGTTTTCTTTTTGATACAATAAGGGGATAAAAGCGTTAAAGCCCCCTTCTTTGTTTTCTACTTTATTTTTAGGGCTTTGGATTTTTTTGATTCTTAGCATGTGATCGATGCGATGGATTTTATTTTCAATATGCCCAAAAAGCATGGTAGCGTTACTCATTTTGCCTAATTTGTGCCAATAAGCATGGATTTCTAACCACCGAGAAGATCCCACCTTACCATTACAGATTTTACGCCTGATTTCTTCATCAAAAATCTCCGCTCCCCCACCAGGCATGGAATCCACCCCAGCTTTGAGCATGTCTTCTAGCACGCGCTCAAAAGGTTTGTTGAATTTGACGCTTAAAAAATGCACTTCTGCAGCGGTCATGGCCTTTAAATGCAGGTTGGGCATTTCTTGCTTGATGGTTTCAAACACCTTCAAATACCATTCATAAGAGTAATTAGGGTTATGAGCGCTCACGATATGGACTTCTTTAATCCCCTTGTTGTAGGAGTTTTTAACCTTTTCTAAGATTTCTTCTAAACTCATTTCATAAGGGTTAGGGTTTTTTCTGTGGGCTGAAAAAGCGCAAAATTTACAAGCGTCCGCACAAATATTGCTAGGGTTTAAATGCCTATTGACATTAAAATACACGATTTTTTGGTGCATGTTCTGGCGCATGCGATCCGCTGTTTCCCCTAGCGTGTATAAATCATAATCATAAAGCCTCACTAATTCTTCACTTTCAGTAACTTGATTGTCTAATACTTTTTCTAAAAAGTCCATAATTAAATTGCCCTTTCGTTTTAAAGATAAACATTGTAGCATTTTTAGATTTAAGAATGCTTTTTATACATTATATTAAAAATATCCCCTTTTAACCCCTTAATTGGTGCCAACCCCTTTTTTACCTAATTCTCATTAAAAGGATTTTTATGATAAAATCCAAGCTTTATCAAGCTATTAGCTGGTGTTCTCTCTCATTTTTGTAAGTTTTTAAAAATTTTCATACTCTTGTTTACTTTTTCATTATCATTTATGCTATAATTATGGGACAACTTAAGCCAACACAAAGGAGATACTATGTTATCAAAAGACATCATTAAGTTGCTAAACGAACAAGTGAATAAGGAAATGAACTCTTCCAACTTGTATATGAGCATGAGTTCTTGGTGCTATACCCATAGCTTAGATGGCGCGGGGCTTTTCTTATTTGACCATGCGGCTGAAGAATACGAGCATGCTAAAAAGCTTATCGTCTTCTTGAATGAAAACAATGTGCCTGTGCAATTGACTAGCATCAGCGCGCCTGAACATAAGTTTGAAGGTTTGACTCAAATTTTCCAAAAAGCTTATGAACATGAGCAACACATCAGCGAGTCTATTAATAATATCGTCGATCACGCCATAAAAAGCAAAGATCATGCGACTTTCAATTTCTTGCAATGGTATGTGGCTGAACAGCATGAAGAAGAAGTGCTTTTCAAGGATATTTTGGATAAAATTGAGTTGATTGGTAATGAAAACCATGGCTTGTATTTGGCTGATCAGTATATCAAAGGGATCGCTAAAAGCAGGAAATCTTAATTTTAGGGTCATTGAGTGCAAAAACTAGCCGTTTTTGATTTTGACTCCACGCTAGTCAATGCTGAGACGATTGAGTCTTTAGCGAGGGCGTGGGGGGTTTTTGATGAAGTGAGAGGGATCACTTCACAAGCCATGAATGGCGAGACAGATTTTCATAAAAGTCTTATTTTAAGGGTTTCTAAACTCAAAAACATGCCCTTAAAACTAGCCAAAGAAGTTTGTGAAAGTCTGCCTTTATTTAAAGGAGCGCTTGAGCTTATTAGCACTTTAAAAGAGAAAAATTACAAGGTGGTTTGCTTCAGTGGGGGCTTTGATCTAGCGACGAATTATTATAGGGATTTATTAAATTTAGATGCGGCTTTCAGTAACACGCTGATAGTGGAAAATGGTGCCTTAAACGGCTTGGTTACGGGGCATATGATGTTTTCACACTCTAAAGGCGAAATGCTTCTTTCCTTACAACGCTTGTTGAATATCAGTAAAACGCGCACTTTAGTCGTGGGCGATGGAGCGAATGACTTGAGCATGTTCAAACATGCCCATATTAAAATCGCTTTCAACGCTAAAGAGATTTTAAAACAGCACGCCACGCATTGCATCAATGAGCCTGATTTAGCCCTAATCAAGCCTTTGATTTAAAAAATTTTTTTTGTAAAATACTCCTTTAAAGGATAACCATGTTCCAACCTTTACTAGACGCTTATACAGACAGCACCCATTTAGATGATACAACCCATAAACCCCCATTAAATATAGCCCTAGCCAATTGGTGGCCCTCAAAGAATAGCGAAAAAAAAGGATTCAGAGACTTCATTATTCATGTCATCTTAAAACAACGCTATAAAATCATTCTGCACAGCAACCCTAATGAACCATCAGATCTAGTCTTTGGCAATCTTAATTACGATGATTTGAGAATTAATTACGATGATTTGAGAGTTAATTACGATGATTTGAGAGTTAATTACGATGATTTGAGAAGAGATCATGAACGCCTCTTATCAAAGGCTACCCCTCTTTTGGAGCTATCCCAGAACACCTCTTTTAAAATCTATCGCAAAGCTTATCAAAAGTCTTTACCCTTGTTGCGCACCATAAGGAGATGGGTTAGAAAGTAAGGCGTATTTTAAGATTGGTTAAGAAATTGGAGCGCTATTTTGAAATGCGCTAACGCTTCTTTTTTGAGCGTGGGGTTTTTGAGCATGTCCTCTAAAGCATGGGTGCTTAAAAAATGTTTTGTTTTTAAAGACACGATGTGCCCAAAGGATTCTTCTTTAGAAAGGTTTAAAAGGCGTTTGGGCAAAATCCCGCCAAATACCACAATGACTTTTGAAGCGCTGTTGTCTAATTGCCAAATTAAATGAAATAAGCATGCGTTGATTTCTTCTTCTAAATTAAGGCTGTTAGAGTCGCATTTAAGGAGCGATAAGATACTGCAATCTTTTAAGGGGTAGTTAAAAACTTTTTGGATAATGCTTTGCAACATGGCCGCTCTTAAATTGTTTAAGAAATTCAATTGGCTATCCAGCATGGGGGTTAGCGTAATGAAAGTGAGCTTAGAAGTGGGGTTAAAAAGCCCAATTACCGGTTTTGAATTTTGATGGCGTTTGCACAGATTGCAATTTTCTATGCCCTCATAAACTTGTTTGTTAAGGGGCTTATTTTGGGGCTTATTAAGGTTGGTATTCGTGTAAGTTTCGCCCAAAAGACGCTCCATATAAAGGGAGCGTAAAGTTTGAAGGAGTGGAAGTTGCAAAGCGTTCAGTCTTTATGCTTTTTGAAAGCGTGAGGACTTAGCATGTTTTCTGGCTTAAAAATATCGTCCAGTTGCTCTTTAGTTAAGATTTTCTTTTCTAAAGCAATGTTATAGATGGAGCGATCGCTTTTTAAAGCTTCTTTAGCGATCATAGCGGATTTTTCATAGCCGATATGAGGGTTTAGTGCAGTAACAATGCCAATGCTGTTAAAGACATAATCGTGGCAAATCTTTTCATTAGCCGTGATGCCTTCCACGCATTTAGTCGTTAAAGTTTCAATCGCGCGCCCTAAAATCACAAAGGAATGGAAAAGCTTATAAGCGATAACCGGCTCAAACACATTGAGTTGCAATTGCCCTCCTTCGGCGGCTAACGCCACACTCAAATCATTCCCAATCACCGCAAAGCACACTTGATTGACCACTTCAGGGATCACCGGATTGACTTTACCAGGCATAATAGAGCTACCTGGCTGCATTTTGGGCAAATTGATTTCATTCAGCCCGGCTCTAGGACCTGAGCTGAGCAACCTGAGATCGTTACAAACCTTAGAAAGTTTCACTGCAATACGCTTTAACACCCCACTCACTTGCACATACGCCCCCGTGCTTTGAGTGGCTTCTATCAAGTTATTAGCCATGACAAAGGGGCGACCCGTTACTTCTTGGATTTTCTTTTCAATCAAACCGCGATAATCCGGATGCGAATTGATCCCTGTGCCAATAGCCGTGCCGCCTAAATTAAGCTCTCTTACCCAATTCCTAGCGTCTAAAACCTGCTCAATATCCCTATCAACCATCAAGGCGTAAGTTTCAAACTCTTGACCTAAAGTCATAGGCACAGCGTCTTGAAGTTGGGTGCGCCCCATTTTAATCACATGAGCGAATTCCTTAGCTTTTTGAGCGAAAGCGTCCCTTAAAGCCTTCATGGGAGCGACTAAATTACTCAAGCGCTCATAAATCGCGATTTTTAACGCACTAGGATAGGCGTCATTAGTGGATTGAGAGCGGTTGACATGGTCGTTTGGGTGGCAAAATTGATACTCGCCCTTTTTATGCCCCATGTATTCTAAAGCCAAATTAGCAATCACTTCATTCATGTTCATGTTCGTGCTTGTGCCAGCCCCCCCTTGAATCATATCCACAATGAATTGATCATGGTATTTACCATCAATCAACAAATCGCACGCATGGCAAATCGCAATCTTAAGCTTTTCATCAATCAAGCCTAATTGCGCGTTAGCTAAAGCAGCCGCTTTTTTGACTTGAGCAAAAGATTTAATAAAAACAGGATAACTGCAAAGCTTGTCGTTGGTGATGAAAAAATTTTCACTCGCTCTTAAAGTTTGGATCCCATAATAAACTTCATCGCTAATTTCCATTTGCCCAATGAAATCATGCTCAATACGCATAAAAGCTCCTTATGTAATAATTGAAAAATATTCTAGCTATTGTAACCAAATATTGAGTTATTTTTCTTTTAAGCGCGCAACTTTTGCCCCTAAGGCGTTGATTTTATCCTCTAACCTCTCATAACCTCTATCCAAGTGGTAAATCCTATGCACCCTACTCACGCCCTTAGCCACTAAAGCGGCTAAAATGAGAGCCGAAGAAGCCCTTAAATCGGTCGCCATCACATCGCTTCCGGTAAGCTCTGTGGATCCGCTAATGGTAGCAACATTCGTTTTTAGGCTAATATTAGCCCCCAAGCGTTGCAGTTCGCTTGCATGCATGAAGCGGTTTTCAAAAAGCGTCTCTTCAATCACGCTTGTGCCCAAACACTGCGTGGCTAACGCCATGAATTGCGCTTGCATGTCTGTGGGAAAACCAGGGTATTCTTTCGTGGTGATTTCAAAGGCTTGGCGTTTTTTGGCCGGATAAATTTCTATAGAATTTTCTTGAATGTCTAGCGAAAAACCAATTTCTATGAGCTTGTCGGTGATCGCTTGAATATGGTTAGGGATGATGCGATTGATTTTAAGCTGGCTGTTAGTGATAGCCCCCACGCATAAATAAGTGCCTGCTTCAATCCTGTCTGGTATGATTTGAATGTCTTTTAAATTCAAAGCGTCATTTTCTACCCCCCTAATCTTTAACTCGCTGCTGCCAACACCCTCAATTTCTACCCCTCCACTCTGTAAAAACGCGCACAATTGAGTGATTTCTGGCTCTTTAGCGGCGTTAATGATGTGCGTGATCCCTCTAGCTAAGCTTGCTGCCATGAGGGCATTTTCTGTGCCTGTAACGCTGATTTTATCAAATAAAATATCATTCCCTTTCAAGCCTTTAGGAGCTTTTGCATGGATATAGCCTTGCTCAATTGTGATTTCAGCCCCTAATTGTTGCATCGCTTTTAAGTGCAAATCCACAGGCCTTGCTCCTATAGCGCACCCCCCTGGCAAACTCACTAAGCATTCTTTAAAACGCGCCAATAAAGGGCCTAAAACCAAAATAGAAGCGCGCATTTTACGCACTAAATCGTAAGTGGCTTCGGTGTGGTGCAAGGATTTGGTGCTGATTTGAAGCGTGTTAGGATTAAGCCATTCTAATTCTGTGCCTAAATTTTGCAACAATAATGCCATCGCCTTTATATCCACCACTTGGGGCAAAGATTTGATTTTGATTTCTTGTTGGCTTAAAAGCGTGGCGGCTAAAATGGGGAGCGCGGAGTTTTTCGCCCCAGAAATTTCTACCCCCCCTTTTAAAGGGACTTGTCCTACAATCTCTAAAAAATCCAATTCTATCCTTTTTCTTTTTTATTCTTAAGGGCTAAGCCGGTAGCGTTAGCGATTTTTTGTGCATGACTAGGGTTAGCGCTTTCTAATTCTTGCCCAAAATTAATAGCGTCTTCTAATTCAAAAAATTCTGAAGCGACTAAATTTTGAATCGTTTCTAGCCACAGGGTTTCTTTGTCTTTAGGGCAAATTTTAAAACGCTCATTAAAGCTGTTTTTAAGTTTTTCTAAAGCTGGCGCGCTTTTAAGGTTTTTGATTTGTTCGCTCAAATTTTCTAAAGAGAGGCTTTTATTAGGAAGATTTTGCTTTAAGGGGGGGCGAGAAAGCCTCCAAGCAAGCCCCACCAATAACACAGGTAGCAAGCATACAAAGAGGATCAAATACATGTAAGCATAATAAATCAAATTGCCCATGTTGATAAGATTTACAAGCGTTTTTTATAATAAGCGTTACTCGCTTCAATATAGCCTTCCACGCTCCCGCAATCGTATCGTTTGCCTTTGAATTGGTAAGCGATGATTCGTTTTCTTTTGGCTTGAGTGAGTAAGGCGTCTGTGATTTGGATTTCATTGTTTTTACCCGGTTTCGTCTCGCTTAAAATTTCAAAAATATCCGGGGTTAAAATGTAGCGCCCTATCACGGCTAGATTGCTTGGGGCGTCTTCTTGGCTTGGTTTTTCCACCATGTCTTTAATCTCATACACCCCCTCTTCTAACCATTCGCCCCTAATCACGCCGTATTTTGAAACTTCTTCTAGTGCCACTTCTTCAATGGCTACAATGGAGCATTGGTATTTTTGATACAATAAAATCATTTGCTTTAGCACGCTTGGATAATCATGGCTTATGCATAAGTCATCGGCTAAAATCACCGCAAAAGGCTCATTGCCTATGAGGGCTTCTCCGGTTAAAATCGCATGCCCTAAGCCTTTCATTTGCTTTTGGCGCACATAGGAAAAACAGCATTTTTCTATAATGTTACGAATGCTTTTTAGGGCGTTTTCTTTGTTGGTGCCTTGGATTTGATGCTCTATTTCATAGCTCGTGTCAAAATAATCTTCTAAACTGCGTTTGTTTCTGCCTGTAACAATCGCCATCACTTCACAGCCTGCTTCCATCGCTTCTTCTACAGCGTATTGGATTAAAGGCTTATCCACAATGGGCAACATTTCTTTAGGAATGGTTTTAGTGATCGGCAAAAAGCGCGTGCCATAGCCAGCGGCAGGAAAAAGGCATTTTTTAATCATGGTTTGTCCTTTGAGTTAAGAGTTTGTTCTAAAAACGCATCAATAGGGATGAAATTCCCAAAAATTTCTTGATAAATCAAGTAATTGAGCATGACCCTAAAGCCATACAAACGGGTTTCGCTATAAGGCATAAGCTCCATGCTAAGCCATGGCTCAAAATGATTTTTTTCTTTAAATCGTTTGGAGCTTTCTAGCCACCTCCTTAAAAACCCAGGTCCAGCGTTATAAGCGTAGGCGACAAAAAGGGGGTGGTTGAATTCTTTTTTCAAATGGTTCAAGTAATAATTACCAAATTTGAGAGCGATATTGGGGTTAAACATGTCGTTTAAATCAACATTATCCATGCCAAGGCTTTTAGCGAAAGGTCCTACATTAAAGGGCATGATTTGCATAAGCCCTAGAGCGAACGAGCGAGAGATTAAAGCCGGGAGCAAGAAACTTTCTTGCCTAGCGATCGCATACGCCATAGCCTTTTCATCCACGCTTTGCCATTCAATAATGCCTTCATAAGGGGATAAATAATAATAAATCTTGTCTTTATTGCGTTGACTTAAAAGATAGGTCAATTCAGGGGCGCTTTTTTCATAATACAAGCTTTTTAGCATCGCATTAAACGCACCCTCATCTTTCAAACTCAAGGTTTTTTCCTTAAAAATTTGCCACGAAAAAGGGTCATAAGTGTTAAAAGGAGGGTCTTCTTGGCTTAAATTTTGAATGTGAGAAATGATGCGATAACTGGGCGTGGTTTGGAGCTTGCGGCTCGCATAAAGACTATAGAGGTTTAAGGCAGGGCTTTGTGAAAGGTGCTCCAAAACTTTTTTCTTTTTAGAGACTAAATACTGCCAAAAAATCGCTCTGTCTTTTGAAAAATCATCGTCTTTAACAACCGCTTCTGAGCGTTCAAAATACTTGAGCGCTTTAGAGGGTTTTTTGCGCAAGATTTCATTAATCCCTAGGATAAAAAAGGTTTGCGCGTTGCTATAGGTAGCGTTACTTTTAGTGAGAGCGTCTTTAAAATGATCCAATTTAGGATCTAAAATAACCTGATAGATCAAGCGGTTAAACGCCGGGTAATCTTCATCTAAAAGGCGGTTTAACTCTTTAATCGGGATATGCTTTTCAAAAATTTGGAGCTTTTTTTCATAACTCAAATGATTGAAAAGCGCGCTAAACACTTGTGCGTTAGCCTTAAATAAAGAAGCACTCACATTCTTACTTTGCAAAATTTCTAATTCTTCATAAAGAATAGGGTAAGCCTCTTTGATTTTAATTTGTAAGGGCTTAAGGGTTTGAAGGGGGATTTTATCAAAATCTCTGATTTTTGATTTTAAAGCGATAGCGATACAGCTTGCTTGGAAAGTGTCTGCCTCTTCTAGCATGCTTTCTAAAGCTATTTGCTTGCAATGAATATCTTCAGGCAATTTAACATCAGGGCTTTTTTCTGAATCGTCTGAGCCTTTTTCTTGCATGGCCTTTTGCAGGGCGCTGTTTTTATTTTGAGTCAATTCATAGGCTTTTTTAGCGTTTTCTAAACTGGTTTTTTTATCGCTAATATAACGCCATAAATAATAATCCCTAACGATCCCGGCGGGCTTTTTTTCTAAATCTTTTAAATTGAACTCGGCTTGAGAAAAACCAACGCCAAGCATGCCGATAAAAAATAAAATAAAAAAACGCATGGTTTTCTTTAAAGACTTTTGGCGAGCGCAAAAAGCCATTGGATGAGGGTTAAATCTAAAAATTTCAAAACAATGACCACCACTAAAGGAGCGAAATCCAACCCATTAAACACAAGCTTGAATCTGGAGCGTAAAAAATAAAACACCGGCTCACACAAGCGAGCGAGGATTTGCATGATGGGGTTATTGGGGTTAGGCTGCACAAAGCTAATAAGCGAATAAATGATCACTACCCATATATAGATCGTAATGAGCGAGCTTAAAATCACCGCTACCGCATTAATAAGGGTAGAAAAAATCATGCTTTAAGCCTTAAAACTTCTTGATGATGGCTTTGGATATAGGGGAAAATCAAAGGCAATTCAACGCCATGCGAGTTCCCGGTTAAAAGGATGCGCAAAGGTTTGAAAAAATCCTTACCCTTAAGCTGGCTCAATCGCATGGCTTCCTTTTTAAAACTTTCAAAA
This region of Helicobacter pylori genomic DNA includes:
- a CDS encoding YggT family protein, translated to MIFSTLINAVAVILSSLITIYIWVVIIYSLISFVQPNPNNPIMQILARLCEPVFYFLRSRFKLVFNGLDFAPLVVVIVLKFLDLTLIQWLFALAKSL